In the genome of Armatimonadota bacterium, one region contains:
- a CDS encoding tail fiber domain-containing protein gives LSDARYKQRIQTVQNALSKVESLRGVSFEWNPDTGRSFPKGPQIGFVAQEVRKVLPELVSADEKGYLSVQYSNVVPVLVEAIKQQQTQIAAAVSENARLRSRSTIVSARNADVLVRLRRLEQQVRTLTSGASRRTRR, from the coding sequence TCTCTCGGACGCCCGCTACAAACAACGCATTCAGACGGTGCAGAACGCGTTATCCAAGGTCGAATCCCTTCGTGGCGTTTCCTTCGAGTGGAACCCCGATACCGGGCGGTCGTTTCCCAAGGGCCCTCAGATCGGGTTCGTAGCCCAGGAAGTGCGGAAAGTGCTGCCAGAGCTTGTGAGCGCGGACGAGAAGGGCTACCTGTCGGTGCAGTATTCGAACGTGGTGCCCGTGCTGGTGGAAGCCATCAAGCAGCAGCAGACCCAGATCGCCGCCGCGGTGAGTGAGAATGCCAGATTGCGATCCCGAAGCACCATCGTGAGCGCCAGAAACGCCGATGTGCTGGTCCGGCTGCGTCGCCTGGAGCAACAGGTCCGAACGCTCACGAGCGGTGCATCGCGCCGGACCCGCCGCTGA